One window from the genome of Myxococcus virescens encodes:
- a CDS encoding non-ribosomal peptide synthetase, giving the protein MTRSTPQVGLSLGAASSFLLHEQVAEQARRTPDAIAIWSEEGEVSYGELEARANRLAHHLRRLGVGPESIVGLHVPRSIDMVVGVLGIWKAAGAYLPLDPEYPAERLRLFLADARADVLVTSGAVDARWEWGGDRVVDLRRGAARIASEPDFPPDNGLAAEHLAYVIYTSGSTGSPKGVMVTHRAVANHLRWRQATYPLGAADAFLQKASLSFDISVWEIFAPLIAGARLVLARPGGQRDGGYLASLIARQNVSVAHFGPTLLRVLLEAPELERCASLRHVFCGGEVVPVSLCEQLLARVPARLHHQYGPTEATIDASCWDCVPGETRSYVPMGAPVSNTRLHVVDARGHLAAPGEVGELFIGGVGLARGYLRRPDLTAAAFVPDPFSEDPGARLYRTGDLVRRMPDGTLQFLGRRDHQVKVRGYRVELGEIEAALVGHPGLREAVVVHGEGEGERRLVAYVVPARDAAEPLGLTALRAFLERSLPDYMVPAVFVQLDGLPLTLTGKVDRGALPEPSAFNRLVPSGLQEAPRDSLEERLSQLWGEVLRVAPPGRHAHFLELGGDSILAVRIAARLREAGCRCRPSQLFSHPTIAELAGVLRAALQELPDGGKASAVPEDEWASSAESEPYPLSPMQEGMLFHTLLAPGSRVYHEQLEFELRGPLVPELIEQAWCEVGARHPGLRMRFQWEGLSAPRQFEARELPPIEWWDWRSQEPLAFEERRERFLAEDRARGFSLTDAPPVRLSVVWLEDGRYWAVWSLHHLVFDGWSAALVLGELFATYAALRAGTRHALPPARLYRDFVRWVRSRDFSAEAPFWRETLGPGVSPTPLFVDRRPTRRVPEPDAALRLGLDAGRTARLKALAVRHRITLNTLLAGAWAVLLGRYSGQREVMFGLAVSGRSIELDGVEGIAGLLLNTLAVRVEVPSQATADGWLRTLQARLTELLAHEQTPLAEVQRWCAGKPGEALFESLLVFENYPAEAACWSPPGTGLVVERRFGAARAPYALTITARPGESLELWASYERDRFSDEVIQRLLGHLEQSLWALVEGGSKALASLELLPADELSALLERGRGPRVAPPDEADLPALFEAQAARTPETVAAVFQDERVTYRELDARANQLAHMLRGHGVGPEVRVGLCLPRSLELLVAVLGVLKAGGAYVPLDPDYPAERTAYVMADAGVAVLLTQSSVRGRLPAGQVRSILFDEVRAELAALPSTPPPRPTLSSRLAYVLYTSGSTGRPKGVMVTHQNVLNFLQSMRREPGLGPEDVVLALTSLSFDIAGLEFFLPLAVGARVEIAPQAWQRDGALLATGLSRCGASVLQATPATWQMLLQAGLPAGLRLRAFCGGEAMSRPLARALGDAAVSVWNLYGPTETTIWSAVERLQDEEADPSLGHAIDNTELYVLDAGGRLAPVGVAGELFIGGEGVARGYLGQPALTAERFVPDPFSARLGARLYRTGDLVRWREGGGLEFLGRIDHQVKVRGHRIELAEIETTLSGHPAVEQAVVVARVHAAEDVRLVAYFIPGTGQDGRDVPALRQWLSERLPGPMVPTVFIPLACFPLTPNGKVDRRALPAPDWGAAPRGAGASVPPRSATERAVAELWRELLGGSAVSGVFDSFFTVGGHSLLAVRFAMRARTTFRVELPLQALLEQPTIAGMAAVIDAALERSPVPKGEAEADPLADAVLPPGIEPRGAMPARPRPPRHLLLTGATGFVGAFLLKELLERLPARIHCLIRAAGREEAGARLERKLRAYGLWEDRFRERIEPVAGDLAEPGLGLSSAQFEALAGRIDAIYHCGAVVSFLYPYREMRAPNVQATQALLELACRGRPKVFHHVSTLSVFPPHLRQGGGLLAEDDAIEGATGFRTGYAQSKWVAERLVAQARSRGMQVAIYRLGNVTGHSQTGVWNTTDFVTRSLKSFIQLGSMPVLDGTLDLLPVDFVAKAIVHLSREPESSGRTFHLSHPRPVSAGLLRGWLETLGYSLRSLSQTEWLDELRRETERRDHNALFALAPLIGAREAPGGAGPLRLFSSWGRVDHRNTRAGLEGSGIECPLVDESLFRTYFKYFVESGFLRAPGA; this is encoded by the coding sequence ATGACGAGGTCGACACCGCAGGTGGGACTCTCTCTTGGGGCCGCTTCATCCTTCCTGCTGCATGAGCAGGTCGCGGAGCAGGCTCGGCGCACGCCGGACGCCATCGCGATCTGGTCCGAAGAGGGGGAGGTGTCCTATGGCGAGTTGGAGGCTCGTGCCAACCGGCTCGCCCACCACCTGAGGCGGCTTGGGGTGGGGCCCGAGTCCATCGTGGGGCTGCACGTCCCACGCTCCATCGACATGGTGGTCGGTGTGCTTGGGATCTGGAAGGCGGCGGGTGCCTATCTTCCGCTCGATCCGGAGTATCCCGCCGAGCGCCTGCGGCTCTTCCTGGCGGACGCACGCGCGGACGTGCTGGTGACCTCCGGCGCTGTGGACGCGCGGTGGGAGTGGGGCGGCGATCGTGTCGTCGATCTACGGCGGGGTGCAGCCCGAATCGCTTCCGAGCCCGATTTCCCGCCCGACAACGGACTCGCCGCCGAGCACCTGGCCTATGTCATCTACACGTCGGGCTCTACCGGGAGCCCGAAGGGCGTGATGGTGACGCACCGGGCGGTGGCCAACCACTTGCGCTGGCGTCAGGCGACGTACCCCCTTGGGGCGGCAGACGCGTTCCTGCAAAAGGCCTCGCTGAGCTTTGACATCTCGGTCTGGGAGATCTTCGCGCCGTTGATCGCTGGCGCGCGCCTGGTGCTGGCCCGGCCGGGCGGGCAGCGGGATGGAGGCTACCTGGCCAGCTTGATCGCGCGGCAGAACGTGTCCGTCGCGCACTTCGGTCCCACGCTGCTTCGGGTGCTGCTGGAGGCGCCAGAGCTGGAGCGCTGCGCATCGCTGCGGCACGTCTTCTGTGGTGGCGAGGTGGTCCCGGTCTCCTTGTGTGAGCAGTTGCTGGCGCGGGTGCCGGCGCGGCTTCACCACCAATATGGGCCGACCGAGGCGACCATCGATGCCTCCTGCTGGGACTGTGTCCCGGGGGAGACGCGCTCCTATGTCCCGATGGGAGCGCCGGTGTCGAATACGCGGCTCCATGTCGTGGACGCGCGGGGTCATCTCGCCGCGCCGGGTGAGGTGGGAGAGCTCTTCATCGGGGGCGTGGGGCTGGCACGGGGATACCTCCGGCGCCCGGACCTCACGGCCGCTGCCTTCGTCCCGGATCCGTTCAGCGAGGATCCAGGCGCGCGGCTGTATCGCACGGGAGATCTCGTCCGACGGATGCCGGATGGGACGCTGCAGTTCCTTGGACGCCGCGATCATCAGGTCAAGGTTCGTGGCTACCGTGTCGAACTGGGCGAGATCGAGGCGGCCCTCGTGGGTCACCCCGGGCTCCGCGAGGCGGTGGTGGTCCATGGCGAAGGGGAGGGCGAGCGCCGACTGGTGGCTTATGTCGTCCCGGCGCGGGATGCCGCGGAGCCGCTCGGGCTCACGGCGCTTCGGGCGTTCCTGGAGCGGTCCTTGCCGGACTACATGGTTCCGGCGGTCTTCGTTCAGTTGGACGGACTTCCCCTGACCCTGACAGGCAAGGTGGACCGTGGCGCGCTTCCCGAGCCATCGGCGTTCAACCGCCTCGTGCCATCAGGCCTTCAGGAGGCGCCGCGGGATTCGCTGGAGGAAAGGCTGTCTCAGCTCTGGGGAGAGGTGCTGCGCGTCGCGCCCCCGGGGCGCCACGCGCACTTTCTGGAGCTGGGGGGGGACTCCATCCTCGCTGTCCGGATTGCTGCCCGTCTCCGCGAGGCGGGTTGCCGGTGCCGGCCCTCCCAGCTCTTCAGCCATCCCACCATCGCGGAGCTGGCCGGGGTGCTGCGCGCGGCCTTGCAGGAACTCCCGGACGGAGGGAAAGCCTCCGCTGTCCCGGAGGACGAGTGGGCCTCATCTGCCGAGTCAGAGCCGTATCCGCTCTCGCCCATGCAGGAGGGAATGCTGTTCCACACGCTGCTCGCGCCCGGTTCGCGCGTGTACCACGAGCAGTTGGAGTTCGAACTTCGCGGTCCGCTCGTTCCGGAGCTCATCGAGCAAGCGTGGTGTGAGGTGGGAGCCCGTCATCCAGGGCTGCGGATGCGCTTCCAGTGGGAAGGGCTCTCCGCTCCACGTCAATTCGAGGCGCGAGAGTTGCCGCCGATCGAGTGGTGGGACTGGCGCTCACAGGAGCCGCTCGCGTTCGAGGAACGGCGCGAGCGTTTTCTCGCCGAGGATCGGGCGCGCGGTTTTTCGCTCACGGACGCGCCGCCGGTGCGCCTGTCGGTGGTCTGGCTGGAGGATGGGCGGTATTGGGCCGTCTGGAGCCTGCACCACCTCGTCTTTGATGGCTGGAGCGCGGCGCTCGTTCTGGGCGAACTCTTCGCCACGTACGCGGCGCTCCGGGCTGGGACCCGCCATGCGCTGCCCCCGGCCCGGCTGTACCGGGATTTCGTGCGATGGGTCCGCTCGCGCGATTTCTCCGCGGAGGCTCCCTTCTGGAGGGAAACGCTGGGCCCTGGCGTCTCTCCAACGCCCTTGTTCGTGGACCGCCGGCCCACCCGCCGCGTGCCGGAGCCGGACGCGGCGCTGCGGCTGGGGCTCGACGCCGGACGGACCGCTCGGCTCAAGGCCCTGGCGGTGCGTCACCGCATCACGCTGAACACGCTTCTGGCGGGAGCGTGGGCCGTGCTCCTGGGGCGCTACAGCGGCCAGCGCGAGGTGATGTTTGGGCTGGCGGTGTCCGGGCGTTCCATTGAACTGGACGGAGTGGAAGGCATCGCCGGGTTGCTGCTCAACACGTTGGCCGTGCGGGTGGAGGTGCCCTCCCAGGCCACCGCCGATGGCTGGCTGCGCACGCTCCAGGCTCGGCTCACCGAGCTCCTTGCTCACGAGCAGACACCACTCGCCGAGGTCCAGCGGTGGTGCGCCGGCAAGCCCGGTGAGGCGCTCTTCGAGAGCCTGCTCGTCTTCGAGAATTACCCCGCGGAGGCGGCGTGCTGGAGCCCGCCGGGCACCGGGCTCGTTGTCGAGCGCCGCTTCGGCGCGGCGCGTGCTCCCTATGCGCTTACGATCACCGCGCGTCCGGGCGAGTCGCTCGAACTCTGGGCCTCCTACGAGCGTGACCGGTTCAGCGACGAGGTGATTCAACGGTTGTTGGGGCACCTGGAGCAGTCACTCTGGGCGCTGGTGGAGGGAGGCTCCAAGGCGCTGGCGTCGCTGGAGTTGCTGCCGGCGGACGAACTGTCGGCGCTGCTGGAGCGAGGCCGAGGACCGCGGGTGGCACCACCGGACGAGGCCGATCTCCCCGCCCTGTTCGAAGCCCAAGCCGCGCGCACTCCGGAGACCGTCGCTGCGGTGTTCCAGGATGAGCGGGTGACGTACCGTGAACTGGACGCGCGCGCGAACCAGCTTGCCCACATGCTGCGAGGGCATGGCGTCGGTCCAGAGGTGCGGGTGGGGCTCTGCCTTCCGCGCTCGCTGGAGCTGCTGGTCGCGGTGCTCGGGGTGCTCAAAGCGGGCGGGGCTTATGTTCCGTTGGATCCAGACTACCCGGCCGAGCGGACGGCCTACGTGATGGCGGACGCGGGCGTGGCCGTGCTGTTGACGCAGTCCTCGGTGCGCGGCCGGCTTCCCGCGGGGCAGGTCCGGTCAATCCTCTTCGATGAAGTGCGCGCCGAGCTGGCCGCGTTGCCCTCCACGCCGCCGCCGCGTCCGACGCTCTCCTCCCGGTTGGCGTACGTCCTCTATACCTCCGGCTCCACCGGGCGTCCCAAGGGCGTGATGGTGACGCACCAGAACGTGCTCAACTTCCTCCAGTCGATGCGGCGCGAGCCGGGGCTGGGGCCCGAGGACGTGGTGCTCGCGCTGACCTCACTCTCCTTCGACATCGCGGGGCTGGAGTTCTTTCTGCCGCTGGCGGTGGGAGCCCGCGTGGAGATTGCTCCGCAGGCGTGGCAACGCGATGGGGCACTCCTGGCCACGGGGTTGAGCAGGTGCGGCGCGAGCGTGCTGCAGGCCACCCCCGCCACCTGGCAGATGCTGTTGCAGGCCGGGCTCCCGGCGGGCCTGCGGCTGCGAGCCTTCTGCGGTGGAGAGGCCATGTCCCGGCCGCTTGCCCGCGCGCTCGGGGACGCGGCCGTGAGCGTCTGGAACCTGTACGGCCCCACCGAGACGACCATCTGGTCCGCGGTGGAGCGCCTCCAGGACGAGGAGGCCGACCCGTCACTCGGACACGCCATCGACAACACGGAGTTGTACGTCCTCGATGCGGGTGGACGCCTGGCGCCGGTGGGCGTCGCCGGCGAGCTGTTCATTGGCGGCGAGGGCGTGGCCCGGGGCTACCTTGGTCAGCCAGCGCTCACGGCGGAGCGCTTCGTTCCGGATCCCTTCTCGGCCCGGCTGGGGGCGCGCCTGTACCGCACGGGCGATCTCGTCCGCTGGCGGGAGGGCGGGGGGCTCGAGTTCCTTGGGCGCATCGACCATCAGGTGAAGGTGCGTGGCCACCGCATCGAGCTGGCGGAGATCGAGACGACGCTCTCAGGGCATCCGGCGGTGGAGCAGGCGGTGGTCGTTGCCCGGGTGCACGCGGCAGAGGATGTGCGGCTGGTGGCCTACTTCATCCCGGGGACGGGTCAGGATGGGAGGGATGTGCCGGCGCTGCGCCAGTGGCTCTCGGAGCGGTTGCCTGGGCCCATGGTGCCCACCGTGTTCATCCCGCTGGCCTGCTTCCCGTTGACGCCGAACGGCAAGGTTGATCGCCGCGCATTGCCAGCTCCGGATTGGGGGGCCGCGCCACGGGGAGCGGGGGCGTCTGTCCCACCGCGGAGCGCTACCGAGCGCGCCGTGGCGGAGCTCTGGCGCGAGCTGCTGGGGGGGAGTGCGGTCTCCGGCGTGTTCGACAGTTTCTTCACGGTGGGCGGACACTCGTTGCTGGCGGTCCGGTTCGCCATGCGGGCGCGCACGACCTTCAGGGTCGAGCTGCCGCTTCAGGCGCTGCTCGAACAGCCGACCATCGCGGGGATGGCAGCGGTCATCGACGCCGCGTTGGAGCGCTCGCCGGTTCCGAAAGGGGAGGCGGAGGCGGATCCGCTGGCCGACGCCGTGCTGCCACCCGGGATCGAACCTCGTGGCGCGATGCCCGCGCGGCCTCGCCCCCCTCGGCACCTCCTGCTGACTGGCGCGACCGGCTTCGTGGGGGCCTTCCTGTTGAAGGAGTTGCTGGAGCGGCTGCCCGCGCGCATCCACTGCCTCATCCGCGCGGCTGGGCGCGAGGAGGCGGGGGCCAGGCTGGAACGAAAGCTCCGCGCCTATGGGCTCTGGGAGGATCGCTTCCGGGAGCGGATTGAACCTGTTGCGGGAGATCTGGCGGAGCCCGGGCTGGGGCTCTCGTCCGCGCAGTTCGAAGCACTTGCCGGGCGGATCGACGCCATCTACCACTGCGGCGCGGTGGTGAGCTTCCTCTACCCATACCGGGAGATGAGGGCGCCCAACGTGCAAGCGACGCAGGCGCTTCTGGAGCTTGCGTGCCGGGGCCGGCCGAAAGTGTTCCACCACGTGTCCACGCTGTCCGTCTTCCCGCCGCATCTTCGCCAGGGAGGGGGCCTGCTCGCGGAGGATGATGCCATCGAGGGCGCGACGGGCTTTCGCACCGGCTATGCCCAGAGCAAATGGGTGGCGGAGCGGTTGGTGGCGCAGGCCCGTAGCCGGGGCATGCAGGTCGCCATCTACCGTTTGGGCAACGTGACCGGCCACAGCCAGACGGGCGTCTGGAATACCACCGACTTCGTCACCCGGAGCCTGAAGAGCTTCATCCAACTCGGCAGCATGCCGGTGTTGGATGGCACGCTGGATCTGCTGCCGGTGGATTTCGTGGCGAAGGCGATCGTGCACCTCTCGCGAGAGCCCGAGTCCTCCGGGAGGACGTTCCATCTGAGTCACCCGCGCCCGGTGTCAGCCGGGCTGCTGCGGGGGTGGCTGGAGACGTTGGGCTATTCGCTGCGGAGCCTGTCGCAGACCGAGTGGCTCGATGAGTTGCGGCGGGAGACCGAGCGTCGGGACCACAACGCGCTGTTCGCGCTCGCTCCGCTGATTGGAGCGCGGGAGGCGCCGGGCGGCGCGGGGCCCCTGCGGCTCTTTTCATCCTGGGGACGCGTGGATCACCGGAACACGCGCGCGGGATTGGAGGGCAGTGGCATCGAATGCCCGCTGGTGGACGAGTCCCTTTTCCGCACCTACTTCAAGTACTTCGTCGAGAGCGGCTTCCTTCGTGCGCCTGGAGCCTGA